In Pseudomonas fluorescens NCIMB 11764, a single window of DNA contains:
- the zipA gene encoding cell division protein ZipA, translating to MEIGLREWLIVIGIIVIAGILFDGWRRMRGGKGKLKFRLDRSLSNLPDEDTSAELLGPPRVLDTHKEPQLDEHDLPSVSMPAREPRESGSKRGKRGHGEPSQGDMNLSLDLDGGPSFSSRDDDFPDDTKASPSVSDKEQPQAEEVLVISVICRDAAGFKGPALLQNILESGLRFGEMDIFHRHESMAGNGEVLFSMANAVKPGIFDLDDIDHFSTPAVSFFLGLPGPRHPKQAFDVMVAAARKLSQELNGELKDDQRSVLTAQTIEHYRQRIVEFERRALTQKR from the coding sequence ATGGAAATCGGTCTGCGCGAGTGGCTGATCGTCATCGGCATTATTGTCATTGCCGGTATTCTTTTCGATGGCTGGCGTCGCATGCGCGGCGGCAAGGGAAAACTGAAATTCCGTCTGGACCGGAGCCTGTCCAATTTGCCGGACGAGGACACCAGCGCCGAGCTGTTGGGCCCGCCCCGCGTCCTGGATACGCACAAGGAACCGCAACTGGACGAGCACGACCTGCCGTCGGTGAGCATGCCTGCCCGTGAACCGCGGGAATCGGGTTCCAAGCGCGGCAAGCGTGGCCATGGCGAACCGTCGCAAGGCGACATGAACCTCAGCCTGGATCTGGATGGCGGCCCGAGCTTCAGCAGCCGTGACGACGATTTCCCGGATGACACCAAGGCCTCGCCGTCAGTCAGTGACAAGGAACAACCGCAAGCCGAAGAAGTGCTGGTCATCAGCGTGATCTGCCGCGACGCTGCCGGCTTCAAGGGCCCGGCGCTGTTGCAGAACATTCTGGAAAGCGGTCTGCGCTTCGGCGAGATGGACATTTTCCACCGCCACGAAAGCATGGCCGGCAATGGCGAGGTCCTGTTCTCGATGGCCAATGCGGTCAAGCCGGGCATCTTCGATCTGGACGACATCGACCACTTCAGCACCCCGGCCGTGAGTTTCTTCCTCGGCTTGCCAGGCCCGCGTCATCCGAAGCAGGCCTTCGACGTGATGGTGGCTGCGGCGCGCAAACTGTCCCAGGAACTGAACGGCGAACTGAAAGACGACCAGCGCAGCGTCCTGACCGCACAGACGATCGAGCATTACCGTCAGCGCATCGTTGAATTCGAACGTCGCGCCCTGACCCAGAAACGCTAA
- the ligA gene encoding NAD-dependent DNA ligase LigA produces MTAAKTRILELRAELDQHNYRYHVMDEPSIPDVEYDRLFHELKALEAANPDLVTSDSPTQRVGSAALSAFTQVRHEVPMLSLGNAFEETDMREFDRRVTEGLDLPAGDLFGGGAVEYSCEPKLDGLAVSLLYQDGVLVRGATRGDGTTGEDISVNVRTVRNIPLKLQGSGWPATLEVRGEVFMSKAGFERLNATQLEVGGKTFANPRNAAAGSLRQLDSKITANRPLEFCCYGIGQVSADIADTHIGNLKQLQAWGLPISRELKLAHGIDECLDYYRDIGERRNGLAYEIDGVVFKVNSIASQRELGFRAREPRWAIAHKFPAMEELTELLDVEFQVGRTGAVTPVARLKPVKVAGVTVANATLHNMDEVARLGLMIGDTVIIRRAGDVIPQVVQVVVERRPDDARPVQIPQECPVCGSHVERTQLVKRSKGRETVSEGAVYRCVGRLACGAQLKQAIIHFVSRRAMDIEGLGDKSVEQLVDEGLVSSPADLYALKFDDIVDLEGFAELSSKKLLSAIEDSKKPSLARFIYALGIPDVGEETAKVLARSLGSLERVQQALPHVLTYLPDVGLEVAHEIHSFFEDAHNQQVIAKLLKHGLQIQDQGELGAEFSASTTLGGFLDKLNIPSVGPGGAQKLADRFGSLEGVFGADWLDMRQTLPEKQANSVREFFAVADNRQIAEAAEKQLRDFGMHWQSEKKVVEGLPLAGQTWVLTGSLELMSRDVAKDKLESLGAKVAGSVSAKTHCVVAGPGAGSKLAKANELGLKVLDEEAFVDFLKTHGIPV; encoded by the coding sequence ATGACCGCCGCCAAAACCCGCATTCTAGAGCTGCGCGCTGAGCTGGATCAGCACAACTATCGCTACCACGTGATGGACGAGCCGAGCATTCCGGACGTCGAATACGACCGGTTGTTCCATGAGCTGAAGGCCCTTGAAGCGGCCAACCCCGACCTCGTCACCAGCGACTCGCCGACCCAGCGCGTCGGCAGCGCGGCGCTGTCGGCGTTCACTCAGGTGCGCCACGAAGTGCCGATGCTCAGCCTCGGCAACGCCTTCGAAGAAACCGACATGCGCGAGTTCGATCGTCGGGTGACCGAAGGCCTCGATCTGCCGGCTGGCGACCTGTTCGGTGGCGGTGCGGTGGAATACAGCTGCGAACCGAAACTCGATGGCCTGGCGGTCAGCCTGCTTTATCAGGACGGTGTGCTGGTGCGTGGCGCCACCCGCGGTGACGGCACCACCGGCGAAGACATCAGCGTCAATGTGCGCACCGTGCGCAACATCCCGCTCAAACTGCAAGGCAGCGGCTGGCCGGCGACCCTCGAAGTGCGCGGCGAAGTGTTCATGTCCAAAGCGGGTTTCGAACGGCTCAACGCAACGCAACTGGAAGTCGGCGGCAAGACCTTCGCCAACCCGCGCAACGCGGCGGCGGGCAGTTTGCGCCAGCTGGATTCGAAGATCACTGCCAACCGCCCGCTGGAGTTCTGTTGCTATGGCATCGGCCAGGTTTCGGCGGACATTGCCGACACGCACATCGGCAATCTGAAACAGCTTCAGGCGTGGGGCTTGCCCATCAGTCGCGAGTTGAAACTGGCGCACGGTATCGATGAGTGCCTGGATTACTACCGCGACATCGGTGAACGCCGCAACGGGCTGGCCTATGAAATCGACGGCGTGGTGTTCAAGGTCAACAGCATCGCCTCCCAGCGTGAGCTGGGTTTCCGCGCTCGCGAGCCGCGCTGGGCGATTGCCCACAAATTTCCGGCCATGGAAGAGCTCACCGAGTTGCTCGACGTCGAGTTCCAGGTCGGTCGTACTGGTGCGGTAACGCCCGTGGCGCGCTTGAAACCGGTCAAGGTGGCGGGTGTCACCGTGGCCAACGCGACGCTGCACAACATGGACGAAGTCGCGCGTCTGGGCCTGATGATCGGCGACACCGTGATCATCCGCCGTGCGGGCGATGTGATTCCGCAAGTGGTGCAAGTGGTCGTGGAGCGCCGTCCGGATGATGCGCGTCCGGTGCAGATTCCGCAGGAGTGCCCGGTGTGTGGGTCCCATGTCGAACGCACGCAGCTGGTCAAACGCAGCAAGGGGCGCGAGACCGTCAGTGAAGGCGCGGTGTATCGCTGTGTCGGGCGACTGGCCTGCGGTGCGCAGCTCAAGCAGGCAATCATTCACTTTGTTTCGCGTCGTGCGATGGACATTGAAGGGCTTGGCGATAAAAGCGTCGAGCAACTGGTCGATGAAGGCCTGGTGAGTTCTCCGGCCGATCTGTATGCCTTGAAGTTTGACGACATTGTCGATCTGGAAGGGTTTGCGGAGCTGTCGAGCAAGAAGCTGCTAAGCGCTATCGAAGACAGCAAGAAACCCAGCCTTGCGCGGTTTATCTACGCCCTCGGTATTCCCGATGTCGGTGAAGAGACGGCCAAGGTTCTGGCGCGCTCTCTCGGCTCGCTGGAGCGGGTTCAGCAAGCATTGCCGCACGTGCTCACGTACTTGCCGGATGTCGGCCTGGAAGTGGCTCACGAGATCCATAGCTTCTTTGAAGATGCGCATAACCAGCAGGTTATTGCGAAGTTGCTCAAGCATGGCCTGCAGATTCAGGATCAGGGCGAGCTGGGGGCCGAATTTTCCGCCAGCACGACGCTGGGCGGTTTCCTCGACAAGCTGAACATTCCGTCGGTCGGACCGGGCGGGGCGCAGAAACTGGCGGACAGATTCGGTTCGCTGGAAGGCGTGTTCGGCGCTGACTGGCTGGACATGCGTCAGACGCTGCCGGAGAAACAGGCCAATTCGGTCCGCGAGTTTTTTGCGGTTGCGGACAATCGGCAGATCGCTGAAGCCGCCGAAAAGCAGTTGCGTGATTTTGGCATGCACTGGCAGAGCGAGAAGAAAGTCGTCGAAGGACTGCCGCTGGCCGGGCAGACCTGGGTGCTGACCGGTTCGCTGGAATTGATGAGCCGTGACGTCGCCAAGGACAAACTCGAAAGCCTCGGCGCCAAGGTGGCCGGCTCGGTATCGGCCAAGACCCATTGCGTGGTGGCGGGGCCCGGGGCCGGCTCCAAGTTGGCCAAGGCCAATGAGCTGGGGTTGAAGGTGCTCGATGAAGAAGCGTTTGTCGA